The DNA sequence CCCGCCTGATACACATTCGATTCACCATTCGAGCGCGTCTGGATCACGACGTAATTGCTTTCCGTCTCGATCACGCCGTCCTTCTCCGCCATCACGCAGAGCCCGGAAGTCATGTGCCGGTAGCTGTGTTCCTCGAAGATATTGGCATTGCGCAGCGACACCACGCGGTCGCGCAGCATCTTCTGGTTGTTGCAATAGATGATGCCAATTGGGAGACCCATGTCGGCGTTTTCCTTCGGTATGATCTCGTAGAGACAGTCTTCGGTGAACAGCGTCGGCCACGCTTCGAGACGGTCGTTGTCGAGGTTGTTGATGTACTGGTCCTGCAACATGTGCAGTTCGAACCACAGCTTCATTGCTTCCATGATCTCTTTTCTCGAAGTTCAATAACCCATCAGCTTCTGGTAGCCGACCCAGAACTTGCGGATCAGGCTTTCGGTGATGACCGTGTCCTGCTGGTCCGGGTTCCCGCGTGACATTTCGATCACAGACGTCGCGCCGGCATCGCGGATCGTGCCGCGCTGGACCAGTTCGGTGGCTTCCGTGTCTTCCATCGAGATATAGCCGGCAGGTCCCACGAGGTTGGACTGCTTGATGCGCAGCTTGCGCATCTCCGGCGTGTCGTCGGTATAACCGAAGAAGTGAAAAATCAGCTCGAAGCTATTGGGCCCTTTAGGCAGCAACTGCCGTGCGACCAGCGTGTTGTGAATCTGCTGGATCACGAGTTGCGGGAAGATCGGCTGGATATGATTGGTCGTGTCTTCTTCGTATTCGGAAATCAGGCCGAGGATGGAATCGTCTTCAAGCGCGAAGCCTTCGTCGAAGGAGCGAATGTGTTGCTGCTTGTACGCAGCCGACGTGTCTTCGCCGGTCTTCGTCACCGTGATGATGCTGTGCAGTCCGTGGGTTGTATCGGGTATGGAGCGCGCCTTCATGCCGACGCGGAAAATGTTGAACGTCGTATGGAACAGATGCAGCATGCTCGCGTGATACGGGTCCTTCACGTTCTCGAAATATAGCTTCCAGTTCGACTTTGAAAACTGCCGCGTGCAGCCAAGATATTCAATTGGCTTATGAAAGATCCGATCGATCCAGGGCCGCATTTGCGCCCCAAGATACTCAGGCAAAGGACCCACCGTTTCGCTGAAAGTCGCGAACACCAGGCCGCGATAGCTCTCCACCCGAAGCTTTCTCAAGCTGTGATTCTTCGGATCGAAATCGGCGGGCATGCCGGTCATGCCTTTCTGGCCGCGCCGGAACGGCACCCCCAACAAGTTGCCACTCTTGTCGAAACTCCACTGGTGGTACACGCACGTGTGTGAGCTCGCGTTACCACGCGATTTCCTGCACACGGATGCGCCGCGATGCGCGCAGCGGTTCACCCACGCCGCCAGCGAGCCATCATCGTTGCGCGTGACGACCACGGGCGTGTCGCCAACGAAGGTACTTTTGAAGTCGCCCGGACTCGGGATCTCGGCTTCCAGCGCCAGGAAATTCCAGGTCGGTCCGCGATAGATCCGCTCCTGCTCGCGCTCGTACACCGCCTGCGAGCTAAAGACCTTGTAGGGCACGCGCGAGCCGTCGTCATGGGGAAAAGTGACTGCATCGGAGTCGAGCGGGTTCATCGGGCGAAGGGGGAATTCGGCCCTTTCGTCCGGTGCGTCCAGGGCGTTCATCGCATTCGTTTCCACGGCGATTTCTCCTTTTCGTGGGGGATTGGTATGCTGCGATTTTTGGAGCGCCAAAATAGCGGGTCTATCCGATAACGGCTGCGCGCAGGCTTCGCTATCCACTTCCGGCACGTTTTCGCTGATCGAAGGGGGTGCGGCCCCGGGCAGAACGGCGAAGTGACTTACCATTCGTTGTGACTGTTTTCACCGACCGGAACCGTCCATGTCCCAAGCCGCCTTTCGTGCTGACGCGTTGCGGGGCTATCGATTATTCGAATCGACTGACCTCGATGAAACCCGCGAACTGAGCTCGCGCGTGATGCAACCGCACGCGCTCGT is a window from the Burkholderia sp. PAMC 26561 genome containing:
- the andAd gene encoding anthranilate 1,2-dioxygenase small subunit AndAd, with the protein product MEAMKLWFELHMLQDQYINNLDNDRLEAWPTLFTEDCLYEIIPKENADMGLPIGIIYCNNQKMLRDRVVSLRNANIFEEHSYRHMTSGLCVMAEKDGVIETESNYVVIQTRSNGESNVYQAGKYYDQVVRTDAGLRYQSKRVIYDTSRVQTLLATPI
- the andAc gene encoding anthranilate 1,2-dioxygenase large subunit AndAc; the protein is MNPLDSDAVTFPHDDGSRVPYKVFSSQAVYEREQERIYRGPTWNFLALEAEIPSPGDFKSTFVGDTPVVVTRNDDGSLAAWVNRCAHRGASVCRKSRGNASSHTCVYHQWSFDKSGNLLGVPFRRGQKGMTGMPADFDPKNHSLRKLRVESYRGLVFATFSETVGPLPEYLGAQMRPWIDRIFHKPIEYLGCTRQFSKSNWKLYFENVKDPYHASMLHLFHTTFNIFRVGMKARSIPDTTHGLHSIITVTKTGEDTSAAYKQQHIRSFDEGFALEDDSILGLISEYEEDTTNHIQPIFPQLVIQQIHNTLVARQLLPKGPNSFELIFHFFGYTDDTPEMRKLRIKQSNLVGPAGYISMEDTEATELVQRGTIRDAGATSVIEMSRGNPDQQDTVITESLIRKFWVGYQKLMGY